The following coding sequences are from one Mugil cephalus isolate CIBA_MC_2020 chromosome 9, CIBA_Mcephalus_1.1, whole genome shotgun sequence window:
- the LOC125013049 gene encoding zona pellucida-like domain-containing protein 1, producing the protein MTADKPLSGAEMTRVCFIFLLMSNAGSVSTQFNGYNCDASYHSRFPGERDISVYCGVQTITLKINFCPVLYSGYTAADLALNGHHSEAQCRGFINNNTFPTAVLFSISLSTLEACGNSLVVSTAYGPNAYGNMSLVQIGNVSGYIDTPDPPTIISYLPGLLYKFSCSYPLEYLVNNSQLASSSAAVSVKDGNGTFVSTLSMILYNDSTYNQPLSIPMAGLALKTRVFAAVKATNLDKRWNILMDYCYTTPSGNPNDELRYDLFFGCNKDPQTTVFENGNSQMGRFSFEVFRFVKHRHQKMSTVFLHCVTKLCRADDCIMLMPICGRRRRRDGEESLGSPPPASGNAVITAGPIITRSDETPVNNSQLASRDASGRLNLVTSALVSGVVVLGGVSMGFFLLTLRLRRILQKSRLPTATVSGVWNSSFK; encoded by the exons ATGACAGCGGACAAACCTCTCTCAGGTGCTGAAATGACACGAGTGTGCTTTATCTTCCTGCTGATGAGTAACGCCGGCTCGGTCTCCACACAGTTCAATGGATACAACTGCGACGCCAGCTACCACAGCAGGTTTCCCG GTGAGAGGGACATCAGTGTTTACTGCGGGGTTCAGACCATCACCTTGAAGATCAACTTCTGCCCCGTGCTGTACTCCGGCTACACGGCGGCCGACTTGGCCCTCAACGGACACCACAGCGAGGCCCAGTGTCGCGGcttcatcaacaacaacaccttCCCCACGGCGGTCCTGTTCAGCATCAGTCTCAGCACCCTGGAGGCCTGCGGCAACAGTCTGGTG GTCAGCACAGCGTACGGGCCCAACGCCTACGGGAACATGTCTCTGGTGCAAATTGGGAACGTCTCTGGCTACATCGACACCCCCGACCCGCCGACTATAATCAGCTACCTGCCTGGTTTGTTGTATAAATTCAGCTGCAGTTACCCTCTGGAGTATCTGGTCAATAACTCACAGCTGGCCTC CTCCTCTGCGGCTGTATCCGTCAAGGACGGCAACGGCACATTTGTGAGCACGCTGAGCATGATCCTGTACAAC gattCAACGTACAACCAGCCTCTGTCTATCCCGATGGCTGGACTAGCTCTGAAAACCAGAGTCTTTGCTGCAGTGAAGGCCACAAACCTAGACAAACG GTGGAACATCTTGATGGACTACTGTTACACAACGCCCTCAGGGAATCCTAATGATGAACTCCGCTATGACCTTTTCTTTGG CTGCAACAAAGACCCACAGACGACGGTCTTCGAGAATGGGAACAGCCAGATGGGACGCTTTTCCTTTGAGGTTTTCCGTTTTGTTAAACACAGACACCAGAAGATGTCGACCGTGTTTTTGCATTGCGTCACTAAGCTATGCCGAGCAGACGACTGCATCATGCTCATGCCG ATCTGTGGACGACGGCGCAGACGGGACGGAGAGGAGAGCCTCGGTTCCCCACCACCGGCCTCTGGGAACGCTGTCATCACTGCTGGTCCCATCATCACCAGGAGCG ATGAAACGCCCGTCAATAACTCCCAGCTCG CATCTCGTGACGCCTCCGGGCGGCTGAACCTGGTGACCAGCGCTCTGGTCTCAGGTGTGGTCGTTCTGGGCGGTGTCAGCATGGGCTTCTTCCTGCTGACGCTCCGCCTCCGCCGCATCCTGCAGAAGTCCCGCCTCCCGACGGCCACGGTCTCAGGTGTTTGGAACTCcagctttaaatga